The Apus apus isolate bApuApu2 chromosome 4, bApuApu2.pri.cur, whole genome shotgun sequence genome contains the following window.
ACACGCTCATGAATTATCCAACTGCAAGGCATTTTTGCCTCCTTAaaggcaaagcagaaataaaatacgtgtgtgtgtttattttcagttttatggtGTCTCCTTCCAAGAGAGCAGCTGTAATCCAAGGGTGCAGAGGGCAATGGGGAAGAACTTCACATGATGTTCATCACTTCTAAtgaagatgattttttttttccaatctttttttccagagataaaTGACAGCGAGGGTCACccaagcagcagccagcaaaCCTTGAAAGGAACCTCCAAATGGGCTACATCTCTGGAGAACCTCCTCGAAGATCCAGAAGGAGTGAAACGATTTAGGGTTGCCGTATTAACTGTGGATATTTCTATAAACCAAAATTAGGATTTAAACCTGAACGGGTCTCAGCATAACTGGTGcagctgtgccagtgctgcaggcacACAGGCATGCATCCTGCTTGATGCCTGCCCTGAGCAGAGGTGCCAGGGTTGGAGCTGTGGCATTTGCTGAGCTTCTCAGATGGTGCCTTTtgcctgctgccactgcagcttGCTCTCCTAAGCTGCAGAAGACTTTTGGTTGCATGTTTGTAAGAGGATCTATCAGCTGTTGCAAGGATTAACAAATTACTCTTGGATAAACTACAGCCCTTGAGGCACTGATCTCTCTTACCAATCATTAATTATCACTGAGGACTGATCCTGCTCTCTGTGTTCTCATACATTGATATGAcatattttccttccttaagCAATGAGTTACCACTAACAGCTCCTGAGCCTGATAACTCTGTGGGGCTTTTACTCTGTGTTGCAGCAGCTGTTGTGAAAATAATTCCCTTTAAGTTTATGGCAAAGTGGGCTTGTGCAGCTCAGAATACAGGCTTGAGGCTTAATTAGGTGAGGGTGGGGAGTGGATTTTTCAAGGCCTTCTTGCCATTTAGCTACAGGAATAGAAACTAGCTTACTTGAGTGTGGTTTTGCCATACCAAGCACTGGTAAAATGCACTGGGATAGAATTAATTCTTGCCAGTCTGGTTTGAAAGGTGATGCAAACCAGAATTATAAAACACTGATTtagaagacttaaaaaaaaccccacaacaacaagtatttttttttgtgctatttAATTCTTGGCATTATGTAATCAGTGTTTTCTAACACTTGAAAGTGAAAACTGATGATCTCAAGAGctataaataatttatgtaattattttttctaaagaaatctaatgtgcttttttttccccattttaaaaCATGCCTCACTTTTGAAGGAATGTGCTTTGTTTAAACACTGTCAAGAGAATGCAAATACATCTTCTGCTTTAGTTTACTTAAGTTAATTTATTGCCACTGGTGTTGtttagaaacactttttttggtAGAGATTTTGCTCATTAAAAAACCAGAAAGGTAGTGGATGAGTATCTTAAGTAATCTGTGACTGTCATTAAAATAGTTCATTATACTCACCTGCtaatgaattaatatttttttggaTTTCCCTTTGAGTAATGGCTATGAAATTGCTTGAGTTATTTCAGGGAGACTGAAGAAACTCTCCTTGTTAGTTACTGATACACTCTGAGATTTAATGTAACTCATCCTTCTCCTGGATTCCAAGTGCTGAATATATATATGATTGTTCATTTGTGTCTTGGTAGTGTGCAGGGACCTTCCTGCAGTGGTTCTGTTGCACTGTGTTATGTAAACCCACTCCCTGGTAAAGCCGGTAGGCTTCTAGTTTTAATAACTACAGttaggaagaggggaaaaaaaattgaggaaTTGGATCCTCACaattggttgtttgtttttcttttccctaggagtttttaaagaaagaatttagtgaagaaaatgttttgttctggCTAGCATGTgaagaatttaagaaaacacagggaaaaaaacaggtatGTTTCCTAAATCCATTTTACTTGTCAACAAAGTTTCCCTAGCAGAGGTGGAGCTCGTAAGGTTTCTGTTGCATAACCTGCTGCATGTGAGTGCAAATAAAGGTATTTGAAGGAATTGCACTGAAATCACAGTGGTGGAATTGTTTGGAAACAAAGCCGGTTCTatttcaaatcaaaacaaaacaaaatgctgaaattgTCAAGTTTCCCATGTTTTGAAAACTGtgaacttttttgttgttgcttgggAATAGCAAAAAGTTGAATTCAGTGATGTTGCATCATCTTGCTTGAAAATATAAAGACGTTTCATTCAGGACTTTTTTGAAAGCATAGCAGCTATTCTATGAAAATATACACCATTATACTATTTTAGTGGAACatagaaacaacaaacaatgcaatcaaaatgttttacaagACCAAAGTGAAAAGTTTTGTCTCAGCAAATGAAACGTGACAAAACAAAAGATAATTTAGGCTTCtttgcttaaatatttattcaaattGATGTATACCTGCAgagcatttgcattttcatgaATGCTGTCTTTTTCCAGTAGAAAATATTCTATTGGAAATTTTTCAACCAGCCACCTccagtgaggtttttttccacagcttggGTCTTGGTCTACACTTAGATCCACCAGGAACACAGGATCCACTTTCACATTTAGGCTTCAAAGCCTATAGAGTCAGACCTAAATACACACTGTGGATTTTTTGCCTGTTTCTGAAAagattttgtgatttattttttttaattattatttttttggtgagAAATTCCGAATGGATTTATCTGTGAGATGCAGATTCTATGAGCATGAAATGAAGTAGTTGTAAAACTCCAGCTGAATATCACTGTCCTTGAGACTCAGGCTCCTAAATCCTATAAGCCCTTTTTCTGAAATCCCAGTGTGATGCTTTTGATGTGTGCAGCTCTTGCTGCCAAAGGAATCATTTGTGAAGGCAACGGGTGGAAATGCACAGCCCATTTTGtcctcttcttccccaggtTGATGGAGTGCCATGAGGATGTGAGGCTGGGAAAATCCCAGTTAAACCTCCTTCAGATGGGACTCCTCAGCTGGTTTTGAACTGTGCATGCTAGGAGAGGAAACAGTAAACTGATGTTTAGAGGTAGTAACTTAGGGAATTCTTGAATGAATTGCCAAGTGAATGGACAAAGACCTAACTAGGTTTCACTTAGCTTAATTATGGAGTACCAATCATTACACACTGTGGACAGTCTGGGGGCTAGGACTGCCAAAGCTATTTGAGCCAGCTAGAGTAAATATGCTTTAGAATTACACAGAGTTACAGTAAATTTTTATAGCTACTTCTTATGGATGGCTTTGTTTAGATAATTTACAAAGCTAGAAAAAGCACTAAAAATAGAAATCTTTCCAGTGTTTATGATAGCATGAAGGATGGATTTATCCTCTGAACATGACTCTTGAAATCACTCTATGTCTATCTAACGTGAGTAAAGTATCCTAAAAgctacttttaatttattttataaccTGCTTCTCATTAAAACTGGTTTACCACAGAAACTAGCTCGCAGACACTTAGACTTTTGGTCAGATGAAGCTGATCTCAATTTAACCCAGATtgaaggggattttttttcccctgtttttgAAGTATAAGATAAACTTTTCATTACTTGATGTGAGGATGTTAGTGTGGAGTTTTTCTTGGTCAGTTTAAGCTTGCACAAAAGTCACCAGCTGGTCAGTGGATCAAGTGTCCCTTGTGCCTAGTGTTAATGTCATCCCTTCAGTGTCAGCCTGGAACAGGGTCTGGTTTGGTGTAGGCTGGTAGAGCATTGAGGTGGTTGGCTCAGTAAACGTGCTCTCCTTCCTTCATGCCCTTTCTGGTCTCCTCAAGTAGATGcaggctcctcctgctcctgctttctGTTGGATGCAAACTGTCTAGCTGTGTTAATGCCATTCTAAGAAAATATCCTCGGCCTTTCCTCAAAGCTTATTAAATTTGGTTCAGTGGTCACAGTCACGTGGGCTCTGCCAAGAAGCTGGCATATCAAGCCAACACAGGCAGATCTTGCAAGATGCTGTGCTGATAAATCTTGtctgtctccttcctctttAATGTGAACCTCTGTGCAGCCAGGATTGCTGGATcatgggagcagagggagcacagGCAAGAAGCAGCCAGGCTCTTGGCTGTTGTGTTGGCTGTAGGCTAGTGCTGGGAGTGCTTGGTCAGAAGTAGAGTTCAGACCAGACTGGTCCAGGAGTTggtgtttattttcctgtttgggTGAACTATAACAAAATGCATGCAAATTTCAGGGAGTGGGGGAGATTTTCAGCAGAGCTAGGCAGCAAGCAGGCTACATTACTGGTTTAGGCAGGTTTTGGATGGACTAGATTCAACCTGTCTTCTCACAGGATGGAAGCACAAACTCCTCAACTCAAGGCACATCTCtgtaggtttttgttttgtttttttttaataaggataTTCTTTCTTTATCATTCctttaaaattgaaatgaaaacagaaatgtgttttttagtGAGGATTGAGGAAGGAATTAGGTCAAGTCCACTGTTGCAGTAAGCTCTGCTGCCACCCATATGGTCCTCATCTTAGGACACATTTCATTATTGAAATGGGAGTGGTGGGGATAAGTGAATAAAACttaactttaaatattttattgcagttAGTCATATGCTGTTGTGTTTGTGACTGTTAATGAAATAAACAACATGTCCATGGTGCCACTTCCCAAGGtttaaatgtttcttctcttgctgctgagctttaaaaataaaatacagattgaAATAAATGCTGTAAACACCAGGAATCTTTTCAGCTATCACTAAAATCCACCAAAATACCCGTGTCAAGAAATTTGGGGAGAATAATTTGGGAACAAAGTGTACATATTCAGGAGTTTCTTCTGCCACTTCCCATGAGGAATGTGGCAATGATTAAGCAGGACTGGGTAATGCTGCACAGCTGCTAACTGCTGGAGCCTGTTCTGATGAGCATCTGGGACTTCCATTCCACCTCATTTGGGAACCACACATGCTTGAGAGCTGGGTTTGACCTTAGGAAAGGAAGTGGGAAATAATGTTGTATCCACTTGAAATGGTGTTGGGGATTTCTGTAGACAGAACTTCATATTCCAAATGGGAATttggcagggatgctggggcGAGCACACAGATGTAAGCGAAAAATGCCAGAAAACCTTTAATAACCACCTGTGAGCAAGATCCCAGTTTAAGTGTTGTTTAAATTCCAGAGTAGAGTCCCCTGTGCGGAGGCATTAGTTCAGGCTGACACAGAACAAAGAATGCCACCCACTCTGCTTGGACGTGGCTCTCCCTGAATATTAACTGGGGGATGTATGAACACACTGGCAGCTTTAactgggctttttaaaaaaaataaatgtattgtaGTTAAACTGATGCTGTGCTACTGAAGCATGGCAGTTGCTCCATGTGCAGCAGAACCTGTAACATCTAGCTGTGCATTCCATATTTCCTCATTACTGTAAAGTCAGATCCCCTGTGTCTCTCCAGCGaccccctctccctgccacgGCGCTTTCACTTCCTTCCTTTGTCATTCTTTCCCAAAAAATTCAGAGATCCTTCCCATTTCACCGACCTCCCACACAATCCTCTTGTTCCCCACGTGTTCTTTAAACTTCCTCACAGTACTTCTAGTTTCATGTTTCCCCTCAGGCTTTGCtctgttctttctctgcagtgtcCAGCTTGCTCCTGTGTTCCTTGAGCAAGCAGCACCTTATGTTGTGGCTGATAGGAGCTCTGTGTGCATGGATTAGGCAGCAGCTAAGCACATGCTGGCAGTTCAATAGAGTAGATAACTTTTGAATGTACACTGTGGCTTTTCCCTTGGTGcatgtgctgctttttctctccctttcctttctctcaccACTCTTTTTGCATTGAATCAGTAGGAGGGTAATTGTATCTCAGTCTTTTGCCCCTCTTTTAAATATGGTTGAAGTTAGACAGCAGGTTCAAAAGTTATCCAGGTAGAATTGACAGTACAATCACTTGTGCTTGCTCATGCCATAACAGCTGAAGGTACCTGTACTGTATCTGCATTAGGGTATTAACTTTACCAATTAAAGCAGTCACATCTCTGATTGATTGGATTAATTGCTCATTGCTGACCAAGTCCCCCCTGATGTGTGAAACTGAAAAGATCACAATTTGTTCTAAAACACTTCATTATGACCTAGTGCACCTGACACATGATGAATACTCTGTATTAAAAAGGAATACTTCTGGAAAATGGGTGCTCCCATCAGCAGTGAGAGAGTTAACTCCTTAGGCCTTGTGAGTTGTCAAACACATGTAGCTTTTCATCTAATTATCCCCAAATGTTGATCCTCAGCTGTAAAACATGAAAGGAAATCTGTGACTCCTTCATGGGCAAGAGTTTAAACGCTTCCTTCTTCAAGCCCACTTCCCGTTAAAGATGCAGCCCTTTAGTTGGGGTCTGGAGATGTGGTTGCTCGTTAGGTGTTCCATGGGGAACATGGACAAATATCCTTGGCTCAGGACTGtgcagagcctgctgctgcacagggctTGTTTTCAGTGGGCAGAATTCAGATTGCAGCAGGGCAGCTtgcctcctgcctggcttggctctcctctcccccacTGGCTTCCTCTTATCCAACCTTCTGGTCAAAGGGGAGCTTGTATTGTCTTTCAGAAGGTTGTGGCCACTTGTTTAGTGCTTTGAAGCCTGAAGATACTGGGTAGGGTCAAAATGTTATCGCTGTTACTGGTTTATCAAGAGAAGACCACTGAAAAAGGATTGCTGAAATCGGGGCAAACACTCACAAAAACCTGCTTTATGCAAGTCAAACCTACCCTTATTTATCAGCTTTCAGAGATCCTTGAGAGTCTTTGCCATTGGCCAAAAAGATACTTGCTGGGTTTTCTTAATCATGTAGCCAGTGTTGCACATGAGATGCTCTCAGCTAGCATGGATTATGCACTAACTTTGCTTAGCAAAGCCTGGCAGTAAGAGTAAATTCTCCCAGTGCTTTCTCCCCTCTGAGTTCCTTGTGCATGCTGGTTATCTGTTAGTAAAAACAGTCTTCTGAGGAGAGAGGACAAGGCCCAGATAATGTTGAGCAATTTTACATGGATTCTCAGATTCAGATGTCATAACCTCCTGTTTAACCTAGAGTGCCAAATACTGGTACCTTCCACTCATGTCAGTGCAGGAGTTGGCctgcagagatgtttttccTCCAGTACAAATGAATATGCACAAATAAGATATTCTATGCacatttgttttgttgcttgttttcttttttaaattcagactatgttttggttttaagatGTAGAACCTCAAGAATTAGGTGACCCAGAGAAGTCTCCAATGTAATGTTAACAAATACTCCCCCAGCAAGCAGTTCCttaaataaatctgttcttttGCAGATGcaagaaaaagctaaagaaatttACATGACTTTCCTGTCCAGTAAAGCTTCCTCCCAAGTGAATGTTGAAGGCCAGTCCCGTTTGAATGAGACCATTTTGGAGACACCTCACCCTCTCATGTTTCAGAAGCTCCAGGACCAGGTGAAGTTATTTTCTTCAAGAACAGGGTTTCTTTAGTTTTTGTCTGCTTTTAGTGGACTCTGTTTTCTAAGCAAAGGCTTAGAAAAAATGTAGGAAAGTTGGGAATTTGCCTACTGCTGCCTGTGGTGTGAATTTAATAGGTAGGCACAGACCTGGGTTCCTTCCATATTGGGGTCATCAGTGCAGCTGCCCTGAAGCTGGATGTACAGTACCCCAGGTTACTGGCCCTGTCTAAATAGGACCATTTAGTTAAAATACTCAGCACAACTGTGCTGATTCCAGGGATTAGTAATACTTGGATTGGAAACATGCTAGAGCAGTGGTGGAGGAATCCCATTAGTATGGGAAGAAAGTCTGTGCACTTCTAGAACCAAATGCAGAAGGGGTTATTGCAGGTGTCTGTGGAGTTAAACTTCTGTTTATTGCTGTTAGGTAACAGTTCTGATCTTTTCTAGTTTTCAACCCTTATAAAGTTATGAAGAGTGGtataatttattctttaaagAACAGTGTTAACTACTTCTGGCACTGTGTGTCTGAGGTACAAAAAGGCAGAGCTTGAAAGCCACAGGCTGGTCCACAATGTTACTGGTACTGCACTTCTGTTCCCTGGGGACCTCCTGATTGAAATGGGGCTGGTTGTGAGGTCtggtgctgtgctcctgggatGGCCTTGAACAAATAGCTTGGAGGCACTTGTTCATGGGGGATGAGGTGGTGTTAGAGTGCTTCATAGAAAGGTGTAGATTTCAAAATACTTACAGGGTAAATGTTCCTGCTTCATGGAtgcaaggagaggaggagagaataaAATTCTGCCTTTGCATGCTGTTACAAAATCTGTCACTTCTGTGCATTTGGCTGGCCAGCCtccagcagatttttttatcttgctctttctctctgGGAGATGCTTTAAATGATACCAGGAACAAGAGGTGTCCAAGTTCTTAATGCTGACTTAGGACATTTTTTCAGGCAATGTCTTCcttacaatttctttttcccttaaatGTAGTTAGGTTGTAGTTGGCAATGCCAGGAGGTGTAGATTGACTGTGCTTAACTGCATTGATTTGGGTTTACATTGAGAGGGTGTCCAGAGATTTTTAGTCTTTCCACTATGTAGCGTATAAAGCAAGATTTCCACTGTTTTAAATGTGAATTTGAATATGTAAAGAAACAGTGGTTAGTAAAATGCATTGTGTAATTTATTTGCAAGGGGGATATTTCAGCAAATACAGACAAGAGCAGTCAAGTTTTCCCTGTTTGTGTTTGCCCAGGTTCCTTGAGGATGTGAAGTGAAAAAGCAGCTTGagattattattaatttttttttcctccttacaAACTGTTGTATCACCTATTTGTACTATCAGTTAAAAATGAGGCCAATAAAGGTAAAGTTCCAGTTACCCACACATGGATTATCCACACATGAAGGTCAGAGACCAGAAATTCCTCTTGGGATTTCAGTTCCTCTGAGTCCCATAAAATGTAATCACTCATGAAACCTGACTCAGAGAGGCTCCACCAGTGAAATAGTAGGAAGAGGGTGATGTAGGCTTTGGTTTAGCCTCAGCTACAGTTTTGAGgtttacatttttccttcccctctgctccaaGACCAAGCAAAATATAGTCCTGACCTTGATACCTGAAGATATTCCAGGCTCTTCTCCTAAGcccttttgttttcagaaaacaccaaatgggttccagcttttttttcatcCGAAGTGGGTATAAATAGAAGAGCAGTTGTGTTGAGGGACAAGCCAGAACTCAGCcctgggagaggagagctgtgctCAGTGCTGACTTTGTGCTTCCCCACTGGCTGTGGGAATATGGGCTGGTTCTGGGCTAGTGCAAAGCCTGATGGCACAAGATTTAGCCCATCACCAATTTAAAATCACACTTTAACTGGCAAGTTACACCTGTACCAGATCAGCTTTTTGTGGCAGGTACCTGCAACATTTCTGATCTAGCCTGAGACCAGTCTTGTTAATTGGCTGTGTGGTAATGTAAAAATCACCAAAGGCTTGGCCTAAGTTTAAGAAACCTTGGTTAAACCAGTTGTTTCAGTCTTGGTTCAGTTTGCTGTTTCAGTATCTGTGTAAATGATTTAGAGGCTTTTCTTGATGATCCAGTGCTCTGTGTGTAGAAGGAGCTATTCTGTAATGTTCAAGAGTAACTGCAGTCAGGGAGTTACCTAAAGGGACCACTGAAGGAGCAGCCAAAcattggaagaggctgcccagggaggtggtggagtcaccatccctggaagcttTCAAGCAACGTGTAGACGTGGCACTTCAGAACGTGGTTCAGTTGGCATAGTGCTGCTGGCTTTACaggtggacttgatgatcttagatgtcttttccaaccttaatgattctgtgattctatgaaaggtacctctttttcttcagctctgcatTATCCCTCTGAATATCTTCCAGCTACCCTGCCAGAGGACACCCTCACTAGGTGTCACTCCTGGTGCCTCTGCAGAGCTATGGCTGCTGTGGGAGGGGACCAGGGAATCTCCTGGTTTGTCCACATGTGCAGTTACCTGATTGTCAGCCATAAAATACCACCTAGTGACCATGGCATGTGACCTCCCCACCTTCAGTATGAGGTTTCCAAAGTTGGTTATTGTGAAAACCATAATCTGATTCTTAAACTGTGGAGCCTACAATAATGTTTGCTACATGCAGCCCCTGTTGAGagtttgaaatgtattttaatgtcaTGCTTTTGAGTAATGCTTTAGTACCTccagaacaaaaatactttagaaTTCATATACTGTCCTTCTCATGTAAAATCTGGTTTTACTCAGGTCATTGTTTTTGTGTTCCCCCCCGCTTGCCAGATCTTCAATCTCATGAAATACGACAGCTACAGCCGCTTCCTGAAGTCAGACATATTCCTAAACCATAAGAAATCCGAGGAGCAAGAGGAGAATTCATCAGAGGCTCAGACTGCAGCTAAAAGAGCATCGAGAATTTACAACACATGATACAATGAATCTCTTCAGGAGAGGCAGTACAATTACTGAATTACACTCAGGAACAGTTAAGGTTTATAGCAGTTGCATTTAGGGCTTGAAAAGCTCAAAACCTTTTTAGGAGATACTTACTTTCTTAATTGCTTGAACAACTAATTGTTTTTTGCATGATAGCTAATAACCAAGCACCCAGGGAAAGACTGTTTCCTAGTTAAAAGGCTGAAGTAATCTTCCATAGCATGAATTGCATTTCATATTTCACAAGTTAAAGTGCTTtcaatttttgtattttcttgtgtgaGGCATCATGATGATGAGAAATGGGAGACAggatggttgttttttttacttttgccttgtaatttttatttgtgacCAGCTTTTACGTTCTGGATTGCTGGGAGAAGCCATTACTTTGTGGATGAGTAACTCATAGCAAACTTAGTCATGAGGGGATAGAATCTTTCAGGGTTAGCCTCAGTAGAATCCAACCCCTTCCTGTGTAACATTGTTCGTTCCCGGTGatgtctgttttgctttgtctttattGTTGAATCAAAACACTTCTGTAGTCATGactttcatttctgtatttcttaaatTTCCCCTGTGTTTTTGCAGTAGACAATCATGTTCTTCAGAAGATGGAATGACTTGCATTCCCTTGGGAACAAAAGCTCTAAGATAGACAGAATCTCTGAAGAACTTCTAAGAGCCATTAGGAAATATCCCACTCAGGGCACACAACTTTCAGCAAAGCTTGACCTGGGCATGTCCTGCATGTCAGCAAAATATCAGCATCAGGTGCTGGCACTGGGAGGCATCTGATTTCCCTAGGTCTCCTGGGCAATCCTGCCCTGTGGGGCAAGAACACTTTGGCAAAGGACCAACCAACAAAGTCTGGC
Protein-coding sequences here:
- the RGS10 gene encoding regulator of G-protein signaling 10, which produces MFNRAVSRLSRKRPPSEINDSEGHPSSSQQTLKGTSKWATSLENLLEDPEGVKRFREFLKKEFSEENVLFWLACEEFKKTQGKKQMQEKAKEIYMTFLSSKASSQVNVEGQSRLNETILETPHPLMFQKLQDQIFNLMKYDSYSRFLKSDIFLNHKKSEEQEENSSEAQTAAKRASRIYNT